The Enterobacter asburiae genome window below encodes:
- the dksA gene encoding RNA polymerase-binding protein DksA yields MQEGQNRKTSSLSILAIAGVEPYQEKPGEEYMNEAQLSHFKRILEAWRNQLRDEVDRTVTHMQDEAANFPDPVDRAAQEEEFSLELRNRDRERKLIKKIEKTLKKVEDEDFGYCESCGVEIGIRRLEARPTADLCIDCKTLAEIREKQMAG; encoded by the coding sequence ATGCAAGAAGGGCAAAACCGTAAAACATCGTCCCTGAGTATTCTCGCCATCGCTGGGGTGGAGCCGTATCAAGAGAAGCCGGGCGAAGAGTATATGAACGAAGCCCAGCTGTCGCACTTCAAGCGTATTCTTGAAGCATGGCGTAATCAACTCAGGGATGAAGTCGATCGCACCGTTACTCATATGCAGGATGAAGCTGCTAACTTCCCGGATCCGGTAGACCGTGCCGCTCAGGAAGAAGAGTTCAGCCTCGAACTGCGTAACCGTGACCGCGAACGCAAACTGATCAAAAAGATCGAGAAAACGCTGAAAAAAGTCGAAGACGAAGATTTTGGCTACTGCGAATCCTGCGGTGTTGAAATTGGCATTCGTCGCCTGGAAGCGCGTCCAACCGCCGATCTGTGCATCGACTGTAAAACGCTGGCCGAAATCCGCGAAAAACAGATGGCCGGTTAA
- the thpR gene encoding RNA 2',3'-cyclic phosphodiesterase, translating to MPESKRLFFAIELPTAIQRQIVRWRADCFPPEAGRPVAAANLHLTLAFLGDVSAEKQRALAVMAGRIAQPEFTLHLDDAGQWLRSRVVWLGTRQPPRGLLQLANMLRAQAARSGCYQSPQPFHPHITLLRDAGQAVAIPPPGFHWAFPVNGFALYESVFAQGRTRYTPLQRWTLGNTERNSDEV from the coding sequence ATGCCTGAGTCGAAACGGCTGTTTTTTGCCATTGAATTGCCCACCGCGATACAGCGTCAAATTGTCCGCTGGCGCGCCGATTGCTTTCCGCCGGAAGCGGGCCGCCCTGTCGCGGCGGCCAACCTGCACCTGACGCTGGCCTTTTTGGGCGACGTCAGCGCCGAAAAGCAGCGGGCGTTAGCCGTAATGGCCGGGCGTATTGCCCAGCCGGAATTTACGCTGCACCTCGACGACGCGGGTCAGTGGCTGCGTTCGCGCGTGGTCTGGCTGGGCACGCGCCAGCCGCCGCGCGGATTGTTACAGCTGGCGAATATGCTGCGCGCGCAGGCGGCGCGCAGCGGCTGTTATCAGAGCCCACAGCCGTTTCATCCACATATCACGCTGCTGCGCGATGCCGGTCAGGCCGTTGCCATCCCGCCGCCGGGTTTTCACTGGGCCTTTCCGGTCAATGGATTTGCGCTTTACGAATCCGTCTTTGCACAGGGACGCACCCGCTATACGCCGCTACAGCGCTGGACGCTGGGCAACACCGAAAGGAATTCCGATGAAGTTTAG
- the gluQRS gene encoding tRNA glutamyl-Q(34) synthetase GluQRS, translated as MSESHYIGRFAPSPSGELHFGSLIAALGSYLQARARLGKWLVRIEDIDPPREVPGAAETILRQLEHYGLHWDDEVLWQSKRHEAYRERLAWLRDRGLSYNCTCTRARIQSVGGVYDGHCRTLNLPPENAAVRIKQRSPVTRFTDLLSGEIHADERLAREDFIIHRRDGLFAYNLAVVVDDRFQGVTEIVRGADLVEPTVRQISLYHQFGWTAPDYIHLPLAVNAQGFKLSKQNHAPALPDGDPRPVLIDALRFLNQNVTNEWQDLRIDELLKMAVANWTLAAVPKIQHSQMRCAEL; from the coding sequence ATGTCTGAATCACACTATATTGGGCGCTTCGCGCCATCTCCTTCCGGTGAATTACACTTCGGCTCATTAATTGCCGCGCTCGGCAGCTACCTGCAGGCTCGCGCCCGCCTGGGAAAATGGCTCGTACGCATTGAAGATATTGACCCTCCGCGTGAAGTTCCCGGTGCTGCAGAGACGATTCTGCGTCAGCTGGAACATTACGGTCTTCACTGGGATGACGAGGTGCTCTGGCAGTCAAAACGTCACGAGGCTTATCGGGAACGTCTGGCCTGGCTTCGCGATCGGGGGCTTTCCTATAACTGCACCTGCACCCGCGCGCGTATCCAGAGCGTGGGTGGCGTCTATGACGGCCACTGCCGCACGCTTAATCTTCCCCCGGAAAATGCCGCCGTACGTATAAAGCAGCGCTCCCCTGTGACGCGCTTTACCGATCTCCTCTCCGGTGAGATTCATGCCGATGAACGTCTGGCGCGTGAGGACTTTATTATTCACCGCCGTGACGGCCTGTTTGCCTATAACCTGGCGGTGGTCGTCGACGATCGTTTCCAGGGCGTGACGGAAATTGTGCGCGGGGCGGATCTGGTCGAACCGACCGTGCGACAAATATCGCTCTATCATCAGTTTGGCTGGACGGCACCGGACTACATTCATCTGCCGCTGGCGGTCAATGCGCAGGGCTTTAAATTGTCAAAGCAGAACCACGCCCCGGCCCTGCCAGACGGCGATCCGCGTCCTGTTTTGATCGACGCGCTGCGATTTCTCAACCAGAATGTAACCAACGAATGGCAGGATCTGCGAATTGACGAACTGCTGAAAATGGCCGTTGCCAACTGGACGCTCGCGGCAGTGCCAAAAATCCAGCATTCTCAAATGCGTTGCGCTGAGCTATGA
- the folK gene encoding 2-amino-4-hydroxy-6-hydroxymethyldihydropteridine diphosphokinase → MTLAYIAIGSNLASPLEQVNAAVQALGEIPQSKIVAVSSFYRTPPLGPQDQPDYLNAAVVLETALNAETLLDNTQRIELQQGRVRKEERWGPRTLDLDIMLFGHETINTERLTVPHYDMKNRGFMLWPLFEVAPDLIFPDGISLKSILDNLNAERPARW, encoded by the coding sequence ATGACCCTCGCGTATATCGCCATCGGCAGCAATTTAGCCTCTCCGCTGGAGCAGGTTAACGCTGCCGTACAGGCGCTGGGGGAGATCCCGCAAAGCAAGATCGTGGCGGTCTCCTCTTTCTACCGCACGCCGCCGCTGGGTCCGCAGGATCAGCCTGATTATCTGAACGCCGCCGTGGTGCTTGAAACTGCTCTGAATGCCGAAACGCTGCTGGATAACACCCAGCGCATCGAACTGCAGCAGGGCCGCGTACGCAAAGAAGAACGCTGGGGACCGCGCACGCTGGACCTCGACATTATGCTGTTTGGGCACGAGACCATTAACACTGAACGTCTCACCGTTCCGCATTACGACATGAAAAATCGCGGGTTTATGCTCTGGCCGCTGTTTGAAGTCGCCCCCGATCTCATCTTCCCGGACGGCATCTCGCTCAAGTCCATTCTGGACAACCTCAACGCGGAAAGACCCGCCCGCTGGTGA
- the pcnB gene encoding polynucleotide adenylyltransferase PcnB, translating into MFTRVANFCRKVLSREESMANDAIAQPHMSVIPREQHTISRKDISENALKVLYRLNKAGYEAYLVGGGVRDLLLGKKPKDFDVTTSATPEQVRKLFRNCRLVGRRFRLAHVMFGPEIIEVATFRGHHEAGVSDRTTSQQGQNGMLLRDNIFGSIEEDAQRRDFTINSLYYSVADFTVRDYVGGMQDLKEGLIRLIGTPETRYREDPVRMLRAVRFAAKLDMRISPETAEPIPRLATLINDVPPARLFEEALKLLQAGHGFETYNLLREYNLFQPLFPTITRYFTESGDSPMERMIAQVLKNTDTRIRNDMRVNPAFLFAAMFWYPLLETAQRITQESGLAYYDAFALAANDVLDEGCRTLAIPKRITTLVRDIWQLQLRMSRRQGKRAWKLMEHPKFRAAFDLLSLRAEIERNQELQRLAQWWAEFQVSAPPEQKDMLTGLDEEPEPRRRHRRPRKRAPRREGTA; encoded by the coding sequence ATTTTTACCCGAGTCGCTAATTTTTGCCGTAAAGTGCTAAGCCGCGAAGAGAGCATGGCGAACGATGCTATTGCACAGCCACACATGTCGGTTATTCCGCGTGAGCAGCACACTATTTCCCGCAAAGATATCAGTGAAAATGCCCTCAAGGTGCTCTATCGTCTGAATAAAGCGGGCTACGAGGCCTATCTCGTGGGCGGTGGAGTACGTGATTTACTGCTGGGCAAAAAACCAAAAGATTTCGACGTGACGACCAGCGCCACGCCTGAGCAGGTGCGCAAATTATTCCGCAACTGCCGTCTCGTTGGCCGCCGTTTCCGTCTGGCTCACGTCATGTTTGGGCCGGAAATTATCGAAGTGGCGACTTTCCGCGGCCATCACGAAGCGGGCGTATCGGATCGCACGACTTCCCAGCAGGGCCAGAACGGCATGCTGCTGCGCGATAATATCTTCGGCTCTATCGAAGAAGATGCCCAGCGCCGCGATTTCACCATCAACAGCCTTTACTACAGCGTGGCAGATTTCACCGTGCGCGATTACGTCGGCGGCATGCAGGACCTGAAAGAAGGTCTGATCCGTCTGATCGGCACGCCGGAAACGCGCTATCGTGAAGATCCCGTGCGTATGCTGCGCGCCGTGCGTTTCGCCGCCAAGCTGGATATGCGCATCAGCCCGGAAACGGCAGAGCCGATTCCGCGTCTGGCTACGCTGATTAACGACGTGCCGCCTGCCCGCCTGTTCGAAGAGGCGCTGAAGCTGCTGCAGGCTGGCCACGGCTTTGAAACCTACAATCTGCTGCGCGAATACAACCTGTTCCAGCCGCTGTTCCCGACCATTACCCGCTACTTCACCGAAAGCGGTGACAGCCCAATGGAGCGGATGATTGCGCAGGTGCTGAAAAATACCGATACCCGTATTCGCAACGACATGCGCGTCAATCCGGCGTTCCTGTTTGCGGCGATGTTCTGGTATCCGCTGCTGGAAACGGCCCAGCGAATTACCCAGGAGAGCGGGCTTGCCTACTATGATGCCTTCGCGCTGGCCGCAAACGACGTGCTGGACGAAGGATGCCGTACGCTCGCTATTCCAAAACGTATTACCACGCTGGTGCGCGATATCTGGCAGCTTCAGCTGCGCATGTCCCGTCGTCAGGGCAAACGCGCCTGGAAGCTGATGGAGCATCCAAAATTCCGCGCCGCCTTCGATCTGCTGTCGCTGCGTGCTGAAATTGAACGCAACCAGGAGCTGCAGCGCCTGGCGCAGTGGTGGGCCGAATTCCAGGTTTCCGCCCCGCCGGAGCAAAAAGATATGCTCACCGGGCTGGATGAAGAGCCGGAACCGCGTCGCCGTCATCGTCGTCCGCGCAAACGCGCGCCGCGTCGTGAAGGGACAGCATGA
- the sfsA gene encoding DNA/RNA nuclease SfsA: protein MKFSPPLQHATLIQRYKRFLADVITPEGVQLTLHCPNTGAMTGCATPGDRIWYSTSENNKRKYAHTWEMTETQNGAFICVNTLRANQLVKEALTLGAIPELVGYGTHKSEVKYGDEGSRIDFMLQAEDRPECYIEVKSVTLAEQENGYFPDAVTLRGQKHLRELMSVAAAGKRAVLLFAVLHSAIERFSPARHIDPKYAQLLNEAQKQGVEVFAYKAELSADNMTLRSSLPIVL from the coding sequence ATGAAGTTTAGTCCTCCCCTGCAGCACGCCACGCTTATCCAACGCTACAAACGCTTCCTCGCCGACGTGATCACCCCCGAAGGGGTTCAGCTCACCCTGCACTGCCCCAATACCGGCGCCATGACGGGGTGTGCGACGCCAGGTGACAGAATCTGGTATTCCACATCAGAAAATAATAAACGCAAATATGCCCATACCTGGGAAATGACCGAAACCCAAAACGGGGCATTTATTTGCGTTAACACCCTGCGCGCAAATCAGCTGGTTAAGGAAGCGCTGACCCTTGGCGCCATTCCCGAACTGGTGGGATATGGCACCCATAAAAGTGAAGTGAAATATGGCGATGAAGGCAGCAGAATTGACTTCATGTTACAGGCGGAAGACAGGCCCGAGTGCTATATTGAAGTAAAATCAGTGACGTTAGCGGAACAGGAAAATGGCTACTTCCCGGATGCGGTAACGCTGCGTGGCCAGAAGCATCTGCGAGAGCTAATGAGTGTTGCGGCGGCGGGCAAACGCGCCGTATTGCTGTTTGCGGTGTTGCATTCAGCCATTGAACGTTTCTCCCCTGCCCGCCATATTGATCCTAAATACGCGCAATTGTTGAATGAGGCACAAAAGCAGGGGGTAGAGGTTTTCGCTTATAAAGCGGAACTTTCTGCCGATAATATGACTCTGAGATCGTCTCTTCCCATTGTCTTATAA